A part of Mycolicibacterium sp. TUM20985 genomic DNA contains:
- a CDS encoding L,D-transpeptidase family protein — protein MRRLLISLCAVVVGLALTPVARAELMPWFAPSVGAATQVISVVGVGDSKAKVDVYERTAAGWQAIAAGIPAHVGSAGMAPETHDGQMLTPMGVFTLDFAFGTAPKPGGGLPYVQVGPDHWWDGDMKSATYNTMQVCKKAQCPFDTNPRSGTENLQIPQYEHAVVMGVNKQRVPGNGGAFFLHSSGGGPTAGCVSIDDDTLVGIIEWLRPGALIAVSK, from the coding sequence GTGCGCCGACTGCTGATCTCGCTGTGCGCGGTGGTCGTCGGGCTGGCCCTGACGCCGGTGGCCCGCGCCGAGCTGATGCCGTGGTTCGCGCCGAGCGTCGGTGCGGCGACTCAAGTCATTTCGGTTGTCGGCGTAGGCGATTCGAAGGCCAAGGTCGACGTGTACGAGCGGACGGCGGCCGGCTGGCAGGCGATCGCCGCCGGCATCCCCGCCCACGTGGGATCGGCGGGGATGGCTCCGGAGACGCACGACGGCCAGATGCTGACGCCGATGGGTGTGTTCACGCTCGACTTCGCCTTCGGCACGGCCCCCAAGCCCGGCGGCGGGCTGCCGTACGTCCAGGTCGGTCCCGACCACTGGTGGGACGGTGACATGAAGAGCGCGACCTACAACACGATGCAGGTCTGCAAGAAGGCGCAGTGCCCGTTCGACACGAACCCCAGGAGTGGCACCGAGAATCTCCAGATCCCGCAGTACGAGCATGCGGTGGTGATGGGGGTCAACAAGCAACGGGTGCCCGGCAACGGCGGCGCGTTCTTCCTGCACTCCTCCGGCGGCGGCCCCACGGCCGGGTGCGTGAGCATCGACGACGACACCCTGGTCGGCATCATCGAGTGGCTGCGCCCCGGCGCCTTGATCGCGGTCTCCAAGTAG
- a CDS encoding ABC transporter permease, with the protein MSVPMGDVEAPGIPPLPADVPSEAVRGRSPWYLAWIRLRRNRVALGFGVLFIAIVVLCLAAPLWADHVAHTGPDENHITDKVLISGQEEYVVSPDGTPIGPGLHGRYLLGADQNGRDVMVRLLYGGRTSIFIGVAAAVVTTVLAVLVGLLCGYYRGWLDAILSRAMDVIWAFPVLLLGIALGTALALGGLKIGDFVVQGDSLWIPIMIIGFVYVPYMARPIRGEILALREKEFVEAAVAQGKGPIRIMISELLPNVVSTIIVFFTLNIANNMLLESSLSFLGAGVRPPSASWGTMIADGYQNIYTAPHLTIVPGIMIVLTVLSLNVFGDGLRDALDPRAKIRLEH; encoded by the coding sequence ATGAGCGTCCCCATGGGGGACGTCGAAGCACCGGGCATCCCGCCCCTGCCCGCCGACGTCCCCTCTGAAGCCGTCCGCGGTCGCAGTCCCTGGTACCTGGCGTGGATCCGGTTGCGCCGCAACCGGGTCGCGCTGGGCTTCGGCGTGCTGTTCATCGCGATCGTCGTCCTCTGCCTGGCCGCCCCACTGTGGGCCGACCACGTCGCGCACACCGGACCCGACGAGAACCACATCACCGACAAGGTGCTGATCAGCGGGCAGGAGGAGTACGTCGTCTCACCTGACGGCACCCCCATCGGCCCGGGCCTGCACGGCCGCTATCTGCTCGGCGCCGATCAGAACGGCCGCGACGTGATGGTCCGACTGCTGTACGGCGGGCGCACGTCGATCTTCATCGGCGTCGCCGCCGCGGTCGTCACGACCGTGTTGGCGGTGCTCGTCGGGCTGTTGTGCGGCTACTACCGTGGCTGGCTCGACGCCATCCTGTCCAGAGCCATGGACGTGATCTGGGCGTTTCCCGTGCTTCTGCTCGGCATCGCCCTCGGCACGGCACTCGCCCTGGGCGGCCTCAAGATCGGTGACTTCGTCGTCCAGGGCGACTCGCTGTGGATCCCGATCATGATCATCGGTTTCGTCTACGTGCCCTACATGGCTCGGCCCATCCGCGGCGAGATTCTGGCCCTGCGGGAGAAGGAGTTCGTCGAGGCCGCCGTCGCGCAGGGCAAGGGTCCGATCCGGATCATGATCTCCGAGCTGCTGCCCAATGTGGTGTCGACGATCATCGTCTTCTTCACGCTCAACATCGCCAACAACATGCTGCTCGAATCGTCGTTGTCATTCCTCGGGGCCGGCGTGCGTCCGCCGAGCGCGTCGTGGGGCACGATGATCGCCGACGGTTATCAGAACATCTACACCGCACCACATCTGACGATCGTCCCCGGCATCATGATCGTGTTGACGGTGTTGTCGCTCAACGTATTCGGTGATGGACTGCGAGATGCGCTGGATCCGCGGGCCAAGATCAGGCTGGAGCACTAG
- a CDS encoding nuclear transport factor 2 family protein codes for MGDIEDIQRIKYRYLRALDTKHWDEFADTLTEDVIGDYGESLGEEHHFTDRATLVEFMRNAMPADVITEHRVTHPEIDVDGDEATATWYLQDKVIVPKFDFMLIGAGFYHDRYRRTADGWKISVTGYDRTYDASLSTKALDFKVKAGRAIQL; via the coding sequence ATGGGTGACATCGAAGACATTCAGCGCATCAAGTACCGGTACCTGCGGGCCCTCGACACCAAGCACTGGGACGAGTTCGCCGACACGCTGACCGAGGACGTGATCGGCGACTATGGCGAATCGCTCGGCGAGGAGCACCACTTCACCGACCGCGCCACGCTGGTCGAGTTCATGCGCAACGCGATGCCCGCCGACGTCATCACCGAACACCGGGTCACGCATCCCGAGATCGACGTCGACGGTGATGAGGCGACGGCCACCTGGTATCTGCAGGACAAGGTCATCGTGCCCAAGTTCGACTTCATGTTGATCGGCGCGGGTTTCTATCACGACCGCTATCGCCGGACCGCCGACGGCTGGAAGATCAGCGTCACCGGCTATGACCGCACCTACGACGCCTCGTTGTCGACCAAGGCGCTCGACTTCAAGGTGAAGGCGGGCCGCGCCATCCAGCTCTGA
- a CDS encoding bifunctional phosphatase PAP2/diacylglycerol kinase family protein has protein sequence MQLQGRRLFQYRGFRQIGEGLGTLDREVFEAIAESPSPLLDGFMPKVTAAADHSKLWFAIAAALMATKHPSVQRGAGRGLASLAVTSVVANQVAKRVWKRARPEWASVPVLRRSRRMPTSNSLPSGHSASAAAFAVGVGLESAPVGLGLALLAGMVGVSRVATGAHYPGDVLAGFGLGAAIAVAGARIVPPIVEARIPVADPLRIPTLRRPDGAGVVLVINPASGSGTGARVMDEARDALPAMEIVELAEDDVVEEVLRSAAERAEVLAVGGGDGTVACAAAAALASDRPLAVFPGGTFNHFAKDIGCDTVTKTVEAIRDGSVASVDVLKLNEIGTVINTASIGAYPTFVQKREKLEHRIGKPLAGVYAMFYTLRHGVPVRIKYDNKVVRTSLFFLGNSSYLPSGFAPARRLRMDDGLMDVRILETEKRFSTLRILTALVLGRLVRSPLYHELRVPEFTFRAVDGPTLLAHDGELADEIEEATFIVRYRALPVFRPLP, from the coding sequence ATGCAGTTACAGGGAAGAAGATTGTTCCAGTATCGCGGCTTTCGCCAGATCGGCGAAGGCCTGGGCACGCTGGACCGTGAGGTGTTCGAGGCCATCGCGGAGTCCCCCAGCCCCCTGCTGGACGGGTTCATGCCCAAGGTCACCGCGGCCGCCGATCACTCGAAGCTATGGTTCGCGATCGCGGCCGCACTGATGGCCACCAAGCACCCGTCGGTGCAGCGCGGCGCTGGGCGGGGGCTCGCCTCCCTTGCCGTGACGAGCGTGGTGGCGAACCAGGTGGCCAAGCGGGTGTGGAAGCGCGCGCGTCCGGAATGGGCTTCGGTCCCGGTGCTGCGGCGGTCCCGCCGGATGCCGACCTCCAACTCCCTGCCGTCGGGCCATTCCGCCAGCGCGGCGGCGTTCGCCGTCGGCGTCGGTCTGGAGAGCGCACCCGTCGGGCTGGGGCTGGCCCTGCTCGCCGGCATGGTCGGGGTCTCCCGTGTCGCCACCGGTGCGCACTATCCCGGTGACGTGCTGGCGGGATTCGGTCTCGGCGCCGCGATCGCCGTGGCGGGTGCCCGGATCGTGCCGCCGATCGTCGAGGCGCGCATACCGGTCGCTGATCCGCTGCGCATCCCCACGCTCCGACGCCCAGACGGCGCCGGCGTGGTCCTCGTCATCAACCCCGCGTCGGGCAGCGGTACCGGGGCACGGGTCATGGACGAGGCCCGCGACGCGCTGCCCGCCATGGAGATCGTCGAGCTCGCGGAGGATGACGTCGTCGAAGAGGTGCTCCGATCGGCGGCCGAGCGCGCCGAGGTCCTCGCCGTCGGCGGCGGCGACGGCACGGTGGCCTGCGCGGCCGCTGCGGCTCTGGCGTCCGACCGGCCCCTGGCCGTCTTCCCCGGTGGGACGTTCAACCACTTCGCCAAGGACATCGGCTGCGACACGGTGACCAAGACCGTCGAGGCGATCCGGGACGGCAGCGTCGCCTCCGTCGACGTGCTGAAGCTCAACGAGATCGGGACCGTGATCAACACCGCGAGCATCGGCGCCTATCCGACGTTCGTGCAGAAGCGGGAGAAGCTCGAGCACCGGATCGGCAAGCCGCTGGCCGGGGTGTACGCGATGTTCTACACGCTGCGACACGGGGTGCCGGTCCGCATCAAGTACGACAACAAGGTGGTGAGGACGTCGCTGTTCTTCCTCGGCAACTCCTCCTACCTCCCATCGGGCTTCGCACCCGCCCGACGACTTCGGATGGACGACGGTCTGATGGACGTCCGCATCCTGGAGACCGAGAAACGGTTCAGCACACTCCGCATCCTCACCGCGCTCGTGCTCGGCCGGCTCGTTCGCAGCCCGCTGTACCACGAACTACGGGTGCCGGAGTTCACCTTCCGCGCGGTCGACGGCCCGACACTGCTCGCCCACGATGGGGAGCTCGCCGACGAGATCGAGGAGGCGACCTTCATCGTCCGGTATCGAGCGTTGCCGGTGTTTCGTCCGCTGCCGTGA
- a CDS encoding phosphatase PAP2 family protein has translation MRRCGFSTKLWWLAALCCLVYATMWVGWARGWGWLAAADTATLDVGHRMGLEHHGWVTFWDVWCTVFSPVTLRIVTAGLIFYAFATRQVRTAIFLIVSVELSAVLTEVAKRLADRPRPDTAMVDALSTSFPSGHAVGTMVAVPALAVVLLPHVRREYRRWAVAAGVVVIVLVGVGRIALNVHHLSDVIAGWALGYLYLVACLPILRARRVTAADETPATLDTGR, from the coding sequence ATGAGGCGATGCGGCTTCTCGACGAAGCTATGGTGGCTCGCAGCCCTGTGCTGCCTCGTCTACGCCACCATGTGGGTGGGGTGGGCCAGGGGGTGGGGCTGGCTTGCCGCCGCGGACACCGCGACGCTCGACGTGGGCCACCGCATGGGACTCGAGCACCACGGCTGGGTGACGTTCTGGGACGTGTGGTGCACGGTGTTCTCCCCGGTGACGTTGCGTATCGTGACCGCGGGACTGATCTTCTACGCGTTCGCCACCCGCCAGGTCCGCACCGCGATTTTCCTGATCGTCAGCGTCGAGTTGTCGGCGGTGCTCACTGAAGTGGCGAAACGCCTCGCCGACCGGCCCCGGCCGGACACCGCCATGGTCGACGCGCTGTCCACGTCGTTTCCCTCCGGTCACGCGGTCGGCACGATGGTCGCCGTGCCCGCCCTGGCGGTGGTCCTCCTGCCGCACGTCCGCCGCGAGTACCGACGATGGGCAGTCGCAGCCGGCGTCGTCGTCATCGTGCTGGTCGGGGTCGGGCGCATCGCGCTCAACGTCCATCACCTGTCCGACGTCATCGCGGGGTGGGCCCTCGGGTATCTCTACCTGGTGGCGTGCCTGCCGATCCTGCGGGCCCGACGCGTCACGGCAGCGGACGAAACACCGGCAACGCTCGATACCGGACGATGA
- a CDS encoding PASTA domain-containing protein codes for MRTLTTGTVLAIAVTAASLLFGAGVAQAGSTPDVVGQKYGDAESAISDAGLKPVISTVVGDRKAWPDCLVVDTVARTVPAPEDSSGSATNQLLVSLNCDDGAASAKTPGFSAASPEGKAAKAAADAAAKAAAATAAPSK; via the coding sequence GTGCGCACCCTCACCACGGGGACGGTCCTCGCGATAGCGGTCACCGCGGCGTCCCTTCTGTTCGGTGCCGGTGTGGCGCAGGCCGGTTCGACGCCGGACGTCGTCGGCCAGAAGTACGGCGACGCGGAATCGGCCATCAGCGACGCGGGCCTGAAACCCGTCATCTCCACCGTCGTCGGCGATCGGAAGGCGTGGCCCGACTGTCTGGTCGTGGACACGGTGGCCCGCACGGTCCCCGCCCCCGAGGACAGCAGCGGATCGGCCACCAACCAGTTACTGGTGTCGTTGAACTGCGATGACGGGGCGGCATCCGCGAAGACGCCCGGTTTCTCGGCGGCCAGCCCCGAGGGCAAGGCCGCCAAGGCGGCGGCCGATGCCGCGGCGAAGGCGGCAGCAGCCACCGCCGCGCCGTCGAAGTGA
- a CDS encoding ABC transporter ATP-binding protein, with translation MILSVKDLTVSFATDGGVVRAVEGVSFALDKGEILAIVGESGSGKSVTAQTILGLTRAPNATITGSVEFDGRDLTEMSDEQLRDVRGKRIAMIFQDPMTSLNPVYRVGEQIAEMIRAHRKVSKREARDTAIELLHSVGIPNPERRVDDYPHEFSGGMRQRVMIAMALALDPDVLIADEPTTALDVTVQAQILRLLDKLNRERGLAVVLITHDLGVVAEIADRVAVMYAGQIVEDATLENLFYDPQHPYTWGLLGSLARLDQPRPVRLAQIVGSPPSLLHPPTGCRFAARCPHEFAKCAEPPPLDGDRCWLSPDDKRRLRDVDGRIGLRKPVEAS, from the coding sequence ATGATTCTCTCCGTCAAGGACCTCACGGTCAGCTTCGCCACCGACGGTGGCGTCGTCCGCGCGGTGGAAGGGGTGTCGTTCGCTCTCGACAAGGGCGAGATCCTGGCCATCGTCGGCGAATCCGGCTCGGGCAAGAGTGTCACCGCGCAGACCATCCTCGGCCTCACCCGCGCACCGAATGCGACGATCACCGGCTCGGTGGAGTTCGACGGCCGCGACCTCACCGAGATGAGTGACGAGCAACTGCGCGACGTGCGCGGTAAGCGGATCGCGATGATCTTCCAGGATCCGATGACGTCGCTGAACCCGGTCTATCGCGTCGGGGAACAGATCGCCGAGATGATCCGGGCCCACCGCAAGGTGTCCAAGCGCGAGGCCCGCGACACCGCCATCGAACTGCTGCATTCGGTTGGCATCCCCAATCCCGAACGGCGCGTTGATGACTACCCGCACGAGTTCTCCGGTGGCATGCGGCAGCGGGTGATGATCGCGATGGCGCTGGCGCTCGATCCCGACGTCCTGATCGCCGACGAACCGACCACTGCGCTGGACGTCACGGTGCAGGCGCAGATCCTGCGGCTGTTGGACAAACTCAACCGGGAGCGGGGACTGGCCGTAGTGCTGATCACGCACGACCTCGGCGTCGTGGCCGAGATCGCGGACCGGGTCGCCGTGATGTATGCCGGGCAGATCGTCGAGGACGCCACGTTGGAGAACCTGTTCTACGACCCTCAGCATCCCTACACCTGGGGTCTGCTCGGTTCCCTGGCCCGACTCGATCAGCCACGCCCGGTGCGGCTCGCCCAGATCGTGGGATCGCCTCCGTCGCTGCTGCATCCGCCCACGGGTTGCCGGTTCGCCGCGCGCTGCCCCCACGAGTTCGCCAAGTGTGCCGAGCCACCACCGCTCGACGGTGACCGCTGCTGGCTGAGCCCTGACGACAAACGACGGCTCCGCGACGTCGACGGTCGCATCGGGTTGCGAAAGCCAGTGGAGGCATCATGA
- a CDS encoding Hsp70 family protein, whose protein sequence is MSDPLGLSIGTTNLVAARVGDLPVTRRSVLPRAGQVLSGFVERVGDPVPLIADDGSSYRADVLMVEALDALVADAMVADGSAQIAVAVPAHWTGATLRSLRDAMRSTQSLAPNGVPVRLVSDAVAALTALAVNPGLPRNGVVALLDFGGGGTSLTLADASASFEPIETTRLTEFSGDQIDAALLVHVLDGIAREVDPASTTAVGSLTRLREECRRAKEELSESPVADVPVELPGHQTTVRVTRDELETLMATPLAGVLAELDESLLRNRIPAADVTAVVAVGGGARIPLVARRLTEEDRGAVVMTPHPALDAAVGAALFAAHGADADAQTGVAPASLITAAASDSSTFRALAWSQDDDTLGDPAPYTGENPYADPYGDSGTTRVVAQYHPRQGDEPRSWQRLPQLIFGIAAVVALVAVGGVAVALTSATDESRPTPSPAPLTATSPPAPPPTSLPPQPPPATEAPPQNVVTITSEAPPPPPPPSTETVTVAPPVTTTTTTQPTTTTTTTTTTTTTTTTTTTTTTTPTTTTTTTTTSTPTMTTSYITVPFVPVPIPVQVPVTPAPYQPYQPPAYQQQPQFPY, encoded by the coding sequence ATGAGCGACCCGCTGGGGTTGTCGATCGGGACGACCAATCTGGTCGCGGCCCGCGTCGGCGACCTACCCGTCACGCGGCGATCGGTGCTGCCCCGGGCCGGTCAGGTGCTTAGCGGCTTCGTCGAACGGGTCGGAGACCCGGTGCCGTTGATCGCCGACGACGGCAGCTCGTACCGCGCCGACGTGCTGATGGTCGAGGCGCTCGACGCCCTGGTGGCCGACGCGATGGTGGCCGACGGGTCCGCGCAGATCGCCGTCGCCGTCCCCGCCCACTGGACGGGCGCGACCCTGCGGTCGCTTCGCGACGCCATGCGCTCCACGCAGAGTCTTGCACCCAACGGCGTTCCGGTACGGCTGGTGTCCGATGCCGTGGCGGCATTGACCGCCCTGGCGGTCAACCCCGGGCTGCCTAGGAACGGCGTCGTGGCGCTGCTCGACTTCGGCGGTGGTGGCACCAGCCTGACGCTCGCTGACGCCTCGGCGTCGTTCGAGCCGATCGAGACCACCCGGCTGACCGAGTTCTCCGGCGACCAGATCGACGCGGCCCTGCTGGTCCACGTGCTCGACGGCATCGCCCGCGAGGTCGACCCTGCGAGTACCACCGCAGTCGGGTCGCTGACCCGGCTCCGCGAAGAATGCCGGCGGGCCAAGGAGGAGTTGTCCGAGTCGCCGGTCGCCGACGTCCCCGTCGAGCTGCCGGGACATCAGACCACGGTTCGCGTGACGCGGGACGAGCTGGAGACGCTGATGGCGACGCCGTTGGCGGGGGTGCTGGCCGAACTGGATGAATCGTTGCTGCGCAATAGGATTCCGGCCGCGGACGTCACCGCGGTGGTCGCGGTGGGCGGTGGTGCCCGCATTCCGCTGGTCGCCAGGAGACTGACCGAGGAGGACCGCGGCGCCGTCGTGATGACGCCGCACCCGGCCCTCGACGCCGCCGTCGGTGCTGCCCTCTTCGCCGCCCATGGCGCGGATGCCGACGCGCAGACCGGTGTCGCACCCGCGTCCTTGATCACGGCCGCCGCGTCCGACTCGTCGACGTTCCGCGCGCTGGCCTGGTCGCAGGACGACGACACGCTGGGAGACCCCGCCCCGTACACGGGTGAGAACCCGTATGCCGACCCCTACGGCGACTCCGGCACCACGCGTGTCGTGGCGCAGTACCACCCGCGACAGGGCGATGAGCCGCGGTCATGGCAACGCTTGCCGCAGTTGATCTTCGGGATCGCCGCCGTGGTCGCGCTGGTCGCGGTCGGCGGTGTCGCGGTCGCACTGACCAGTGCCACCGACGAATCTCGGCCCACCCCGAGCCCGGCGCCCCTGACCGCTACTTCGCCACCTGCGCCGCCGCCGACGAGCCTCCCACCGCAGCCCCCGCCGGCCACCGAAGCGCCGCCGCAGAATGTCGTCACCATCACCAGCGAGGCACCGCCGCCGCCGCCACCGCCGTCGACCGAGACTGTCACCGTCGCGCCGCCCGTCACCACGACGACGACCACCCAACCCACGACGACCACGACCACCACGACCACGACCACGACCACCACGACCACGACGACTACCACCACGACGACGCCTACGACCACTACGACCACCACCACCACGAGCACCCCGACGATGACGACGAGCTACATCACCGTCCCGTTCGTGCCCGTGCCGATCCCGGTCCAAGTGCCGGTGACTCCCGCGCCGTACCAGCCATATCAACCGCCGGCCTACCAGCAGCAGCCGCAGTTCCCCTACTGA
- a CDS encoding ABC transporter permease: MVSFAVRRLIGMIAVLFAISVIVFLIFNVIPNSDPAQRIAGKNANPALIARVSADLGLDRSLPVQYLTMMKQIFTGQLTSYASSQNVGEQIWKGLPATLSLCIGAAVLWMALAVVFGYLSAVHAGHFTDRALTILALVGISVPVFWLAAILLYYLSFKAQIFPTSSYVPLTKNPGQWAYHLVLPWITLAVLFVGFYSRVLRSNMLDVMNEDYVRTARAKGISERQIRIKHVLRNSMIPIITLFGLDFGAVVGGGAILTETVFNINGVGLYAGQAIGSLDLPPLMGVTMFGAFFIVFFNTVVDVLYAFLDPRIRLGEAAPA; encoded by the coding sequence ATGGTGTCCTTCGCCGTACGGCGACTCATCGGAATGATCGCCGTCCTCTTCGCGATCTCGGTGATCGTCTTCCTCATCTTCAACGTCATCCCGAACTCCGATCCCGCCCAGCGCATCGCGGGCAAGAACGCCAACCCTGCTTTGATCGCCCGCGTCAGTGCCGATCTCGGTCTCGACCGATCCCTGCCGGTGCAATACCTGACGATGATGAAGCAGATCTTCACCGGTCAGCTCACGTCGTATGCCAGCTCTCAAAACGTCGGCGAGCAGATCTGGAAGGGGCTTCCCGCCACGCTGTCGCTGTGCATCGGCGCGGCGGTGCTGTGGATGGCGCTGGCCGTCGTGTTCGGTTACCTCAGCGCCGTGCACGCAGGGCATTTCACTGACCGGGCGCTGACCATCCTGGCGCTGGTCGGCATCTCGGTGCCCGTGTTCTGGCTCGCGGCAATCCTGTTGTACTACTTGAGCTTCAAGGCTCAGATCTTTCCCACCAGCAGCTACGTGCCGTTGACGAAGAACCCCGGCCAATGGGCGTATCACCTGGTGTTGCCATGGATCACGCTCGCGGTGCTGTTCGTCGGCTTCTACAGCCGGGTGCTGCGCTCCAACATGCTCGACGTGATGAACGAGGACTACGTGCGGACCGCACGGGCCAAGGGCATCAGCGAGCGCCAGATCCGCATCAAGCACGTCCTACGCAACTCGATGATCCCGATCATCACGTTGTTCGGGTTGGACTTCGGTGCGGTCGTCGGCGGCGGCGCGATCCTGACGGAGACGGTGTTCAACATCAACGGTGTCGGGCTGTACGCCGGACAGGCCATCGGCAGTCTCGACCTGCCACCGCTCATGGGCGTCACCATGTTCGGCGCGTTCTTCATCGTGTTCTTCAATACCGTCGTGGACGTCCTGTACGCCTTCCTGGACCCACGCATCCGACTCGGCGAGGCGGCCCCCGCATGA
- a CDS encoding ABC transporter ATP-binding protein, whose amino-acid sequence MTEPLLEVTDLVKHFPIKSGVVVDRVVAHVKAVDGVSLTIGEGETLGLVGESGCGKSTLSRAIMQLTAPTSGSVRFCGEELVGRSRRSLRPVRRQMQMIFQDPYASLNPRKRVGQIIGEPMELHGLASGRDVHRRVQDLLDRVGLSPEHADRYPHEFSGGQRQRIGIARAIALQPKLIIADEPVSALDVSVQAQIVNLLEDLQDELGLSYLFVAHDLGVVRHVSDRVAVMYLGRIVESAPSANLYERPMHPYSNALLSAVPIPDPKLNIARERLVLEGDVPSPINPPSGCHFHTRCPWSTEECHVDDPRLAELESSHVVACHHPRNLAVHS is encoded by the coding sequence ATGACCGAACCGCTGCTCGAGGTCACCGACCTCGTCAAGCACTTCCCCATCAAGTCGGGCGTGGTCGTCGACCGCGTGGTCGCCCACGTGAAGGCCGTCGACGGGGTGAGCCTGACGATCGGTGAAGGCGAGACCTTGGGCCTGGTCGGCGAATCCGGTTGTGGGAAGTCGACTCTGAGCCGGGCCATCATGCAGTTGACCGCCCCGACGTCGGGATCGGTCCGCTTCTGCGGTGAGGAACTGGTCGGCAGGTCGCGCCGCAGTCTGCGACCGGTCCGGCGCCAGATGCAGATGATCTTCCAGGACCCCTACGCCTCTCTGAACCCGCGCAAACGCGTCGGCCAGATCATCGGCGAGCCCATGGAGTTGCACGGGCTGGCGAGTGGCCGCGACGTCCACCGGCGGGTGCAGGACCTACTCGACCGCGTCGGCCTGAGCCCGGAACACGCCGACCGGTACCCGCACGAGTTCTCCGGCGGTCAGCGACAGCGGATCGGGATCGCGCGAGCCATCGCCCTGCAGCCGAAGCTGATCATCGCCGACGAACCCGTCTCGGCACTGGACGTCTCGGTGCAGGCACAGATCGTGAACCTGCTGGAGGATCTCCAGGATGAGCTCGGCCTCTCGTATCTGTTCGTGGCGCATGACCTCGGCGTCGTCAGGCACGTCTCGGACCGGGTGGCCGTGATGTATCTCGGCCGGATCGTCGAAAGCGCGCCGTCGGCAAATCTTTACGAGCGGCCGATGCACCCGTACTCGAACGCGTTGCTGTCGGCGGTGCCGATTCCGGACCCCAAGCTCAACATCGCCCGTGAGCGGCTGGTCCTCGAAGGTGACGTACCCAGCCCCATCAACCCGCCATCGGGCTGCCACTTCCACACCAGGTGCCCGTGGTCGACCGAGGAGTGTCACGTGGACGACCCGCGGCTGGCCGAGCTGGAGAGCAGCCACGTGGTGGCCTGTCACCATCCGCGAAACCTAGCCGTGCACAGCTGA